The Salminus brasiliensis chromosome 3, fSalBra1.hap2, whole genome shotgun sequence genome contains a region encoding:
- the dpm3 gene encoding dolichol-phosphate mannosyltransferase subunit 3 — MTKLLEWLLGVSLVGVAWGLVTFDLLELQLPAVYKEVAWPMPVYLLVVFGCYSLATVGYRVATFNDCEEAARELQVQIKEAKEDLKKKGLKM; from the coding sequence atgacCAAACTTCTGGAGTGGCTTCTGGGCGTGTCGCTGGTGGGAGTTGCGTGGGGACTGGTTACGTTTGACCTCCTGGAATTGCAGTTGCCAGCGGTGTACAAGGAAGTCGCCTGGCCGATGCCCGTGTACCTGCTGGTGGTGTTTGGATGCTATTCGCTGGCCACAGTAGGCTATAGAGTAGCCACCTTCAATGACTGCGAGGAGGCAGCCAGAGAGCTGCAGGTGCAGATAAAAGAGGCTAAAGAGGACTTGAAGAAAAAGGGACTGAAGATGTGA